In the genome of Montipora foliosa isolate CH-2021 chromosome 3, ASM3666993v2, whole genome shotgun sequence, one region contains:
- the LOC137995646 gene encoding uncharacterized protein, with protein MHGQSIVDSAVVEELIVSDPNGANPIELPRTYTTNEIPVQHEQIPTREIVDRIDHLKEIAGEIPLYDQELDIGLLIGRNCPTALVPLKVVPNEKDGPFAVRLHHGWTVSGPLHIVTAPITNKITANRITVREIENVKEFITPESLLQLFELDFNERASSNFPEDLSYSQEDRRFLAKVSDGIKHTGGHYEIPLPLRQSEVKLPNNRQQALKRALWQQKKMLQNQQYRSDYVAFITDMIDKGYAERVPHESLKIIPNKIWYIPHHGVYHPKKPKKIRVVFDCSARYGGTSLNDRLLQGPDMTNSLVGVLTGFRQEPVAFMTDIEAMFYQVLVPADQRDFLWFLWWPNGDLSAELEEYRMRVHPFGAVSSPSCSNYALHATANEAEQEHGSQVAEVLRRNFYVDDCLRSVSTEGKAIDQIAGLRQACRKGGFRLTKFICNRRSVLESIPVEERSKDVKTLDLSYDNLPIERALGVQWCVESDTFKFRITVKDKPVMRRGILSTVSSIYDPLVFAAPFTLTAKKLLQDLCREEKIGWDDELPDTYHQRWEEWLKELPRCVKPVDFRERKSRQIHIFSDVSHVGYGSVAYQRLCDNEGRTHCSFLMGKARLAPIKAVTVPRLELTAANVSVRLGEIIKKELDDKAETIQYHTDSITVLQYIANEQKRFHVYVGNRVQLIRNLSDPNQWRYVNTKENPTDDASRGLDASTLTEQQRWVKGPKFLWQSEKEWPAQPTRLGEIPKDDVEVKDKVNVCAIAIVSPTAVSTVSKLLQYFSSWYCLKKAVAVLMRVKVILRERSFRRANSKSIKVNEDLSLFTVKDLEDAELAIIPFTQFLSFESELQTLEEVRSGQLKDQPRPTKSKVAVGKTSPIYRLNPFVATVSYVLEADCTTPIFQRSPSTP; from the coding sequence ATGCATGGACAGAGCATAGTCGATAGTGCTGTTGTGGAGGAACTTATCGTGTCTGACCCAAATGGTGCAAATCCAATTGAGCTTCCAAGGACATATACAACAAACGAGATTCCAGTACAGCATGAGCAGATTCCAACGCGTGAAATCGTCGACCGTATCGATCACCTAAAAGAGATTGCCGGTGAAATTCCTCTGTACGATCAAGAACTGGATATAGGCCTGCTAATCGGAAGGAACTGCCCCACTGCGCTCGTTCCACTAAAAGTAGTTCCAAATGAAAAAGATGGTCCCTTTGCTGTAAGACTCCATCATGGGTGGACGGTCAGTGGCCCATTGCATATCGTGACCGCACCAATAACAAACAAGATTACCGCAAACAGGATTACAGTCAGAGAAATAGAAAATGTCAAGGAATTCATTACTCCCGAGTCGCTACTACAGTTGTTCGAGCTAGACTTCAATGAGAGGGCCTCAAGCAACTTTCCGGAAGATCTAAGTTACTCTCAGGAAGATAGGAGATTTTTAGCTAAAGTTTCAGACGGGATAAAGCATACAGGAGGCCACTATGAAATACCGCTCCCTCTTCGCCAGTCTGAGGTGAAGCTTCCAAATAATCGGCAGCAGGCACTTAAGAGAGCCTTGTGGCAACAGAAGAAGATGTTGCAGAATCAGCAGTACCGAAGCGATTATGTAGCTTTCATCACCGACATGATTGACAAAGGTTATGCAGAGAGAGTCCCTCATGAATCGCTCAAGATCATTCCCAACAAAATATGGTACATTCCCCACCACGGAGTGTATCATCCCAAAAAACCGAAGAAAATCAGAGTCGTGTTCGATTGCAGCGCTAGATATGGTGGAACTTCTCTGAACGACCGACTGTTACAAGGCCCAGATATGACTAACTCTCTGGTTGGTGTCCTAACCGGTTTTAGACAAGAGCCAGTAGCCTTTATGACTGACATAGAGGCTATGTTTTATCAAGTCCTAGTTCCTGCCGATCAGCGAGATTTTCTGTGGTTTCTGTGGTGGCCGAATGGAGATCTTAGTGCCGAGTTGGAAGAGTACCGAATGAGGGTTCATCCATTTGGAGCAGTTTCCTCGCCCAGCTGTTCTAATTACGCCTTGCACGCCACAGCCAACGAAGCCGAACAAGAACACGGAAGTCAAGTTGCAGAAGTACTGCGTCGTAATTTCTATGTAGATGACTGCTTGCGATCTGTCAGCACAGAGGGCAAAGCTATAGATCAGATTGCTGGTCTACGCCAAGCATGTAGAAAGGGAGGATTTCGCCTAACGAAGTTTATTTGTAACCGAAGGAGTGTTCTGGAATCAATCCCGGTAGAAGAACGTTCTAAGGACGTGAAAACGTTGGATTTGAGCTACGACAATCTCCCAATAGAACGAGCTCTTGGTGTACAGTGGTGCGTCGAATCCGACACCTTTAAGTTTCGCATCACCGTAAAGGACAAACCCGTAATGAGAAGAGGAATACTGTCTACCGTTTCATCTATCTATGATCCTCTCGTATTCGCTGCACCATTTACTCTAACTGCAAAGAAACTACTCCAGGACCTCTGCAGAGAAGAGAAGATTGGTTGGGACGACGAACTTCCTGACACCTATCACCAACGCTGGGAGGAATGGCTAAAAGAACTACCACGCTGTGTTAAGCCAGTAGATTTTCGGGAAAGGAAATCTCGGCAGATCCACATCTTCTCCGACGTGAGTCACGTGGGTTATGGTTCAGTCGCCTATCAACGCCTATGTGACAATGAAGGTCGCACACACTGTTCCTTTCTAATGGGCAAAGCGCGCCTTGCACCCATCAAAGCAGTGACAGTACCGCGCTTAGAACTCACTGCTGCCAACGTCTCTGTTCGCCTCGGAGAAATTATCAAGAAGGAGCTGGATGACAAAGCTGAAACTATCCAGTACCACACCGACTCCATTACGGTGCTGCAATACATTGCGAACGAACAGAAGCGATTCCATGTCTACGTAGGAAATCGGGTGCAGTTAATACGCAACCTATCAGACCCTAACCAGTGGAGGTACGTCAACACGAAGGAGAATCCCACTGACGACGCCTCGCGCGGATTGGACGCCAGCACATTAACAGAGCAACAGCGATGGGTAAAGGGACCGAAGTTCTTGTGGCAATCGGAGAAGGAATGGCCAGCACAACCGACACGCTTGGGTGAAATTCCGAAGGACGATGTAGAGGTAAAGGACAAAGTGAACGTTTGCGCTATCGCAATTGTCAGCCCAACAGCTGTGTCCACAGTATCCAAACTACTTCAGTATTTCTCAAGCTGGTACTGCTTGAAGAAAGCGGTCGCAGTCCTCATGCGTGTGAAAGTCATTCTTAGGGAACGAAGCTTTCGAAGAGCCAACAGTAAATCAATCAAGGTTAACGAAGACCTTTCGCTATTCACTGTGAAAGATTTAGAGGACGCAGAGCTTGCGATCATTCCCTTCACCCAGTTCTTGAGCTTCGAAAGTGAGCTACAGACCCTGGAAGAAGTCAGAAGTGGCCAACTAAAAGATCAGCCACGTCCCACCAAAAGCAAAGTTGCAGTAGGAAAGACCAGCCCAATATATCGCCTCAATCCGTTCGTGGCAACGGTCTCTTACGTGTTGGAGGCCGACTGCACAACGCCGATATTCCAGAGGAGTCCAAGCACCCCATAA
- the LOC137995645 gene encoding uncharacterized protein, with translation MADLPPDQLTPAPPFTYVGVDFFGPYITKEGRKERKRYGALFTCLVSRAIHIEVSNSLETDSFLNTLRRFIARRGPVHEIRSDNGTNFNGAIRELHEAIEEMDHDKITEKLRKQQTDWRFNPPGAIHMGGVWERQIRTVRRITLLCDIHCCARLNQSSIQD, from the coding sequence ATGGCTGATTTACCACCAGATCAGCTGACACCAGCACCACCCTTCACTTATGTTGGAGTGGACTTCTTCGGCCCCTACATCACGAAAGAAGGCCGGAAAGAACGCAAGCGATACGGAGCATTGTTCACATGCCTCGTAAGTAGAGCAATCCACATTGAGGTCTCCAATTCACTTGAGACGGATTCGTTCCTGAACACATTACGACGCTTTATTGCTCGCAGAGGTCCTGTGCACGAGATTAGAAGCGACAACGGAACCAATTTTAATGGTGCCATAAGGGAACTTCACGAAGCCATAGAAGAAATGGATCACGACAAGATTACAGAGAAGCTGCGCAAACAGCAGACTGATTGGAGATTCAACCCACCTGGTGCCATTCATATGGGTGGAGTGTGGGAGAGGCAAATTCGAACAGTACGAAGAATCACTCTCCTTTGTGACATACATTGCTGTGCGAGGTTGAATCAATCATCAATTCAAGACTGA